The following proteins are co-located in the Colletotrichum lupini chromosome 4, complete sequence genome:
- a CDS encoding methyltransferase, translated as MTSLASENAGADEQVLVEKAAELQISKPATEEEPAAHRSHDPQFNQKRSDPFQFGSRLLGEQDDVFEFNAWDHVETEEVYKEYSEQQYEMQRQSPVSDFDKNRLNNNPARMWDLFYKNNTANFFKNRKWLQQEFPILSEVTKEDAGKKTILEIGAGAGNTAFPILATNQNPNLRVHACDYSKQAVEVMRTHESYNQDHMQADVWDVTSEELPPGLEEGSVDVAILIFIFSALAPNQWNQAVANVHRLLKPGGQVCFRDYGRGDLAQVRFKKGRYLDENFYVRGDGTRVYFFEKEELERIWSGQTQEALDNDTKFEFNVDDLGVDRRMLVNRARKLKMYRCWMQGRFTKK; from the exons ATGACGTCTCTTGCGTCTGAGAACGCTGGGGCGGACGAGCAAGTTCTCGTCGAGAAGGCGGCAGAGCTCCAGATTTCCAAGCCTGCAACCGAGGAAGAGCCTGCGGCTCACAGGTCGCATGATCCTCAATTCAACCAGAAGAGGAGCGATCCTTTCCAGTTTGGCAGTCGCTTGCTGGGCGAGCAGGATGATGTCTTCGAGTTCAATGCTTGGGACCATGTCGAGACTGAAGAAGTGTACAAGGAGTACTCTGAGCAGCAGTACGAGATGCAGCGTCAGTCCCCGGTCTCCGACTTTGACAAAA ACAGATTGAACAACAACCCAGCCAGAATGTGGGATTTGTTCTATAAGAACAACACAGCCAACTTCTTCAAAAACAGAAAATGGCTGCAGCAGGAGTTCCCTATTTTGTCCGAGGTGACCAAGGAGGACGCTGGCAAGAAGACCATTCTTGAAATAGGCGCCGGTGCGGGTAACACCGCCTTTCCCATTCTCGCAACCAACCAGAACCCAAACTTGAGAGTCCATGCCTGTGATTATTCGAAGCAGGCCGTAGAGGTCATGCGGACCCATGAATCCTACAACCAAGACCACATGCAAGCCGACGTCTGGGACGTTACGAGCGAAGAGCTCCCTCCCGGGCTGGAAGAAGGATCTGTGGACGTTGCTATACTCATTTTCATCTTCTCCGCCTTGGCTCCGAATCAATGGAACCAAGCTGTTGCCAACGTTCACCGTCTGCTCAAGCCGGGTGGCCAGGTCTGCTTCCGCGACTATGGAAGAGGTGACCTTGCCCAAGTGCGCTTCAAGAAGGGACGCTATCTCGATGAAAACTTTTATGTGCGCGGCGACGGCACTCGAGTGTACTTCTTTGAAAAGGAAGAGCTTGAGCGAATCTGGTCTGGCCAGACGCAAGAAGCGTTGGACAACGACACCAAGTTCGAATTCAACGTCGATGACCTTGGTGTCGACAGACGCATGCTCGTCAACAGGGCTCGTAAGCTCAAGATGTACCGATGCTGGATGCAAGGACGATTCACCAAGAAATGA
- a CDS encoding exocyst complex component Sec10 → MGVAGFRGSGAHHNWRQTGNQHRNHCTAFQPQHQQPRLNFPATISYTLYASMYRSRGTAPQGGGILGALKATEMLDSRPTLPAEILVAILDYLPVADLMQVARASRRMQEMVYDDTRWVTRLKSMGCWDEQEARRRFEDAVRRRREAAERAANAANNQPGAPANHMAPKPTSTTLFDATLEEERRKRQSVAPPIDGFEKMTVGAPAPKDPFKDPEALLDVIKSAKSVRGHAREEYGKIYGALAPFYFDLARAKSHTDPIVFQVFRDPERQAKMLSNLQTFAKSDWAQGWNQREERLMTMTSIFESAVLREFEQGYESWDVDNRMKRYAHVLHALNGGNAGTELFVQKHPIFSDEDVLRANAVDCINRANPDDINLEPSRMFFEILLRKMNEQAEVIERVFANPDIVFWELIEKVREDIIMDYVTPLFDAAHDRNLQAYLKAVAGVFEQGMLFFQSLTTPQAFKGSLEEKAKEMMLRVFEPHLDLYLQEELDFFTQHAESEVAEWEKKLSEQDASVESFYMSNFNRQADKKDFLSSFKKVVMMPVTVLPSFGTSTKPVTPNGTAALSPEPSRPHTPSLAPGVDGNGRLSPLPEKAPTDELAAKAALMASRMEGIKTLFSIEVALNLTHVAKTSMARASSFIKLGGQYGEEAREQCETIFVVMLRILGNRHVKPGFDKAVDHLSHYNPREVSDHNQSGVAPLVTFIELVNVGDLISQMIDVFFEQQLAGPKIADKNDFLDPSGIAKKKWEQMLDESVAAGLNKGIDVLMDEVEYLHGTTQQPTDYNPTETGGILADPGPTPTAQRIKELVSAHTRMLVGSTDKSMLDVFNGEVGLRLFTAVCKHLKRQRVSTEGAIKLIADMNLYFEYIRTLKNQDLLAYFKALRELSQIYLIDPRHAKEMATIIADGDRFEGVFRAEEAYEFAQRRADWYQVRKDVERAMYGMECSLM, encoded by the exons ATGGGCGTCGCG GGGTTTCGTGGCTCAGGGGCCCACCACAACTGGCGCCAG ACAGGCAACCAGCATCGAAACCATTGTACAGCATTCCAACCACAACATCAGCAACCCCGCCTGAACTTCCCAGCTACAATTAG CTATACCCTTTACGCCAGCATGTATAGGTCTCGAGGGACTGCCCCTCAGGGGGGCGGCATCCTCGGCGCCTTGAAGGCGACTGAGATGCTGGATTCGAGGCCGACGCTCCCAGCAG AAATCCTTGTCGCCATATTAGACTACCTTCCCGTGGCAGACCTGATGCAGGTCGCTCGAGCTTCCCGACGAATGCAGGAAATGGTATACGATGACACAAGATGGGTCACTCGATTGAAGAGCATGGGATGCTGGGATGAGCAAGAGGCTAGACGCCGTTTCGAAGACGCCGTGCGGAGGAGACGAGAGGCGGCAGAACGTGCAGCGAATGCAGCCAACAATCAGCCAGGCGCCCCAGCGAACCACATGGCGCCGAAACCCACGAGTACCACGTTGTTCGATGCCACACTAGAAGAAGAGCGGCGGAAGCGCCAGTCTGTCGCACCACCCATCGACGGATTTGAAAAGATGACGGTGGGAGCTCCGGCGCCGAAGGACCCTTTCAAAGACCCGGAAGCACTACTAGACGTGATCAAGAGCGCCAAAAGTGTAAGGGGACACGCGAGAGAAGAGTACGGGAAGATTTACGGCGCATTGGCACCTTTCTACTTTGACCTGGCAAGGGCAAAGAGCCATACGGATCCCATCGTCTTCCAAGTCTTTAGAGATCCCGAACGACAAGCCAAGATGCTCTCGAATCTGCAGACATTTGCAAAGAGCGACTGGGCGCAGGGCTGGAATCAGAGGGAGGAACGACTAATGACTATGACGAGTATTTTTGAGAGCGCTGTACTACGGGAATTCGAACAGGGTTATGAGTCTTGGGACGTCGACAACAGGATGAAACGGTATGCCCATGTGTTGCACGCGCTGAACGGCGGCAATGCGGGAACAGAGCTCTTTGTGCAAAAGCACCCCATTTTCAGCGATGAGGACGTCTTGAGGGCAAACGCAGTGGACTGCATCAATCGGGCCAATCCAGACGACATCAACCTGGAGCCGTCGCGAATGTTCTTCGAGATCCTATTACGAAAGATGAACGAACAGGCGGAAGTTATAGAACGGGTGTTTGCGAACCCCGACATTGTGTTTTGGGAGTTGATAGAAAAAGTCAGGGAGGATATCATCATGGATTATGTCACGCCCCTCTTCGACGCTGCACATGACCGGAATCTGCAGGCGTATCTCAAGGCCGTGGCGGGGGTCTTTGAGCAGGGCATGCTTTTCTTTCAGTCGCTGACAACACCGCAAGCTTTCAAGGGAAGTCTGGAGGAGAAGGCAAAAGAAATGATGCTACGAGTCTTTGAGCCGCATCTCGACCTATACCTGCAAGAGGAGCTCGACTTCTTCACGCAGCACGCCGAATCAGAGGTGGCAGAGTGGGAGAAGAAGCTGTCGGAGCAAGACGCCTCGGTCGAGTCGTTCTACATGAGCAACTTCAACAGGCAAGCGGATAAGAAGGACTTTTTGAGTTCATTCAAAAAGGTCGTCATGATGCCGGTCACTGTGCTGCCCTCATTTGGAACCTCGACGAAACCCGTGACGCCAAACGGCACTGCTGCTCTTTCACCAGAACCATCGAGGCCGCATACGCCCAGCCTGGCTCCCGGCGTAGATGGGAACGGACGGCTGAGTCCACTGCCTGAGAAGGCACCGACTGACGAATTGGCGGCCAAGGCAGCCCTAATGGCGTCGCGCATGGAGGGTATCAAGACACTCTTCAGTATCGAAGTGGCCCTCAACCTGACCCACGTCGCCAAGACGAGCATGGCGCGGGCATCTAGCTTCATCAAGCTGGGAGGCCAATATGGCGAAGAGGCGCGGGAACAGTGCGAGACGATATTCGTGGTAATGCTTCGCATCCTAGGAAACAGGCACGTCAAGCCTGGCTTTGACAAGGCCGTGGACCACCTCTCGCACTACAACCCCCGAGAAGTCAGCGACCACAACCAGTCCGGCGTGGCGCCCCTGGTAACCTTTATCGAGCTCGTCAACGTGGGTGACCTCATCTCCCAGATGATTGACGTCTTCTTTGAGCAGCAGCTCGCGGGACCCAAGATTGCCGACAAGAACGACTTTCTCGACCCGTCGGGCATCGCCAAGAAGAAGTGGGAGCAGATGCTCGACGAGAGCGTCGCGGCGGGGCTGAACAAGGGCATCGACGTGCTCATGGACGAGGTCGAGTACCTCCACGGTACGACGCAGCAGCCGACGGACTACAACCCGACCGAGACGGGCGGCATTCTCGCGGACCCGGGCCCGACGCCGACGGCGCAGCGCATCAAGGAGCTCGTCTCGGCGCACACGCGCATGCTGGTCGGCAGCACCGACAAGTCCATGCTCGACGTCTTCAACGGCGAGGTCGGCCTGCGCCTCTTCACGGCCGTGTGCAAGCACCTCAAGCGCCAGCGCGTCAGCACCGAGGGCGCCATCAAGCTCATCGCCGACATGAACCTCTACTTTGAGTATATTCGCACCCTCAAGAACCAGGACCTGTTGGCGTATTTCAAGGCGCTGAGGGAGCTGAGCCAGATTTACCTCATCGACCCGCGTCACGCAAAGGAGATGGCCACCATCATTGCCGACGGAGACCGCTTCGAAGGCGTGTTCCGTGCCGAAGAGGCCTACGAATTCGCCCAGCGCCGGGCGGATTGGTATCAGGTCAGGAAAGATGTCGAGAGGGCCATGTACGGGATGGAGTGCTCGTTGATGTGA
- a CDS encoding Frag1/DRAM/Sfk1 family protein: MRILSYWIFPIISGLVWLGMLLGMLLYWIIDTHRAVYPSMSPPQSIAYISDVGAYYLKPLFITGCVLTTVFLDLSFFSDRWLRHKGRLVPNTSIGEKILYGFTIFFAVVGTVGLICLSIFDTYRHKNLHLLFLLFFMGGYLLSAIFICWEYQRLGIKYPDHTYLAASFWIKLVFILVEIVLAIAFIVCNFKEIYNAAAILEWIVAFIFSFYIFSFTVDLLPASKTRNKANRFSKPGMSQWAGAGPGNF, from the coding sequence ATGAGAATATTATCATACTGGATCTTCCCCATCATATCGGGCCTCGTCTGGCTCGGCATGCTCCTCGGCATGCTCCTCTACTGGATCATCGACACCCACCGCGCAGTCTACCCCTCCATGTCGCCGCCCCAGAGCATCGCCTACATCAGCGACGTCGGCGCCTACTACCTCAAGCCCCTCTTCATCACCGGCTGCGTCCTCACCACCGTCTTCCTCGacctctccttcttctccgacCGCTGGCTCCGCCACAAGGGCCGCCTCGTGCCCAACACCTCCATCGGCGAAAAGATCCTCTACGGCTTCACAATCTTCTTCGCCGTCGTCGGCACCGTCGGCCTCATCTGTCTCAGCATCTTTGACACCTACCGGCACAAGAACCTCCACCTGCTCTTCCTGCTCTTCTTCATGGGCGGGTACCTGCTCTCGGCCATCTTTATCTGCTGGGAGTACCAGCGCCTGGGCATCAAGTACCCGGACCACACGTACCTCGCCGCCTCCTTCTGGATCAAGCTCGTCTTCATCCTCGTTGAGATCGTCCTCGCCATCGCGTTTATCGTCTGCAACTTTAAGGAGATTTACAACGCCGCCGCGATCCTCGAGTGGATCGTCGCCTTCATCTTTTCGTTTTACATCTTTTCGTTTACCGTCGACTTGTTGCCCGCGTCCAAGACGAGGAATAAGGCGAACCGGTTCTCGAAGCCGGGGATGAGTCAATGGGCTGGCGCTGGACCGGGGAACTTTTAA
- a CDS encoding tyrosine/serine protein phosphatase, protein MLILGADFLQDDATLADRKRLRDELGIKAVIDLRTKTEHVKQAKKREADLKVPTLLESNAALAEPFQISGLTYHEIRITGGNFEWFLIRQVSWWGLCRLICLFTLGYRNEGISILSREVMLPRGLVGLGLDTLDQSGEEIAKALRVFIDPATSPTLVHCTQGKDRTGLIVSLVLFILDVPLEAIEHDYMLTSGALESEREERLAEMREIGLTDDWFETAPDMIARTARHLDDVHGGLNEYLDKIGFGQADRLKLRELLLY, encoded by the exons ATGTTGATCCTCGGTGCTGATTTTCTCCAAGATGATGCCACTTTGGCAGACAGAAAACGCCTCCGCGATGAGCTGGGCATCAAGGCGGTGATAGACCTGCGCACAAA AACCGAACACGTCAAACAGGCCAAAAAGCGCGAGGCCGATCTTAAAGTGCCCACCCTTCTGGAGTCCAATGCTGCACTAGCCGAGCCATTCCAGATCTCGGGTCTGACGTATCACGAGATCAGAATCACTGGCGGCAACTTTGAGTGGTTCTTGATCAGACAGGTATCTTGGTGGGGTTTGTG CCGCCTCATCTGCCTCTTTACTCTCGGCTACCGCAATGAGGGCATCTCCATCTTGTCTCGGGAGGTAATGCTGCCGCGTGGCCTAGTTGGTCTAGGCCTTGACACCCTCGATCAATCTGGTGAGGAGATTGCAAAG GCTCTCAGAGTATTCATCGACCCGGCAACTTCACCGACTCTGGTCCACTGCACACAGGGCAAGGATAGAACCGGGCTGATTGTCAGTCTCGTTCTGTTCATCCTGGACGTACCGCTCGAGGCGATTGAGCATGACTACATGCTAACCAGTGGTGCGCTCGAGTCTGAGAGAGAGGAGAGACTGGCCGAGATGAGAGAGATTGGTCTCACAGACGACTGGTTCGAGACGGCGCCTGACATGATTGCTCGGACGGCTCGTCATCTCGACGATGTCCATGGTGGGCTCAACGAATATCTGGACAAGATCGGGTTTGGCCAAGCCGATCGCCTGAAGCTTCGGGAGCTGCTGTTGTACTGA
- a CDS encoding SNF2 family domain-containing protein: MARTKMTARRGRPLPKTTAISFHVDFIHQLQNLPSNDEAQPQDHDATEPSAKRLKRSHEDVKALLVADEELEFVRKCPEETLPFTRHNIGPHLQLVEDKSNEFSIASRIKPSAPWINISVTTHSNSINQRLAACLYVFAQKGKKTHGEGDVWAELDVALRPQGDFLSVVFCFKIYWNETKAPYSWLRSANERQVSQRVLNTFLHDETASSASSSTQQSWSPLDFYEAAHVPPADDKHALSIDIPELTAKLYPYQKKTIQWLLGREGVRWRGASAESGSNIEELPPPLGTDIAHSFRKVRTEGGSGQSFYVSDLYHVVTTDLTAFQQAERDIRGGILAEEMGLGKTLEVISLVTLHRRPPTDSHIVTREGDELLTTGATLIVTPESLRNQWIAELARHAPHLRVKFYPGRKNVSFGTEDHLRADLASYDVVIATYPVLSAEVHFALKPPDRSRRQERKYDRLVSPLTRISWWRVCLDEAQMIEGGVSGAAIVARVLPRVNVWGVTGTPVKNDVKDLHGLLSFLRYEPYASSPQIWKALTESHKPLFRSLFGSIALRHTKQLVRHEITVPPQKRYVITLPFTAVEEQYYSEMFKTMAKSCGLDLLGAPVKPDWTPEKNETEMRTWLNRLRQAALHPEIVQIRGTGRKVGPMRTVDEVLDAMIEQSENDIRADHRAYLQARLTRGQMLENSPRVKEALEIWEKVKVDAMNLVAECRQEVKAAVGVPLGGIPAAVQEGDASDQGEVDEGATNALVGEARTKLRHALEVLHKATFFCANALFQIKSNTDMTEPDSDDFKKYQKLEDEEYSKAQEVRREILSESHARAMSLMNRLGRQAETQSFVEIPELTLSGPKGLESAPTLDTLEELYGILNEQADRIDEWREALISLLCQALIDEEAENDVTGEEFTDSTQIQEELIVHVQILRAAIADRQDAISGLENALVRHETNVSLTAAENGDGPAPEKFLALNDARDSVKPSPVRHGSLRRAIAELRAIASRLPRDGGGRASLEHGIVTKQIQQTQANITAQTKAATALERETDRFTSAMNARVEYYRQLQAVSDSVAPYEGPDDGPAVASCIASENNYRRKLDSSKAKHRYLLNLKMDGGKSNEPRMCIICQSHFTIGVLTVCGHQFCKDCMKHWHKAHHNCPMCKRKLRLTELHDITLKPRELKLHDETPVSASPGVKKDEAAKTNGIYSRFSTEKLAQINDIELLRMSFGTKVDSIVRHILWLRESDPGAKSVIFTQYKSFLAILGEAFSRYQIGFSAIDRPNGIMKFQKDASIECFMLHGRANSSGLNLVNASHVFLCEPLLNTALELQAIARVDRIGQKNETTVWLYLIEGSVEESIYNLSVKRRMEHMGQNSKGKSKESTPEVQEPTLEAANTLELEQAHLNQLMSRDKNAGEAVATDDLWECLFGRVSRRITSSVAEEIVAED, encoded by the exons ATGGCTCGCACAAAGATGACAGCTCGCCGTGGAAGGCCGCTCCCAAAGACCACTGCAATCTCATTTCATG TTGACTTTATTCACCAACTGCAGAACCTCCCGTCCAATGATGAGGCTCAACCCCAAGACCATGATGCGACTGAACCGTCTGCAAAACGACTGAAGCGATCACATGAAGACGTGAAAGCGCTTCTTGTGGCTGATGAAGAACTGGAATTCGTGCGAAAATGCCCCGAGGAAACACTTCCCTTTACTCGACACAATATTGGACCTCATTTGCAACTAGTCGAAGACAAATCGAATGAGTTTAGTATTGCCTCTCGCATCAAACCGTCAGCGCCGTGGATCAACATTTCTGTCACAACTCATTCGAACTCCATCAACCAGCGTCTGGCAGCTTGTCTGTATGTCTTTGCCCagaaagggaaaaaaacTCATGGCGAAGGCGATGTCTGGGCGGAACTTGATGTCGCACTGCGCCCTCAAGGAGATTTTCTCTCCGTGGTGTTTTGCTTCAAGATCTATTGGAATGAAACGAAGGCACCATATAGCTGGCTGCGATCCGCAAATGAGCGTCAAGTCAGTCAGAGAGTCCTCAATACTTTTCTACACGACGAAACCGCCTCATCCGCCTCGAGTTCGACACAACAGAGCTGGTCCCCCTTGGACTTCTATGAGGCAGCTCACGTACCACCCGCCGACGATAAGCACGCGCTTTCGATCGATATCCCCGAATTGACGGCCAAACTTTACCCTTACCAGAAGAAGACAATTCAATGGCTTCTCGGCCGGGAAGGTGTTCGTTGGAGGGGGGCAAGCGCGGAATCAGGCTCGAACATTGAGGAGCTGCCCCCTCCTTTGGGTACCGATATCGCACACAGCTTCCGCAAAGTTCGAACTGAAGGGGGATCCGGACAATCATTCTACGTCAGCGACCTGTATCATGTCGTCACTACCGACCTGACAGCTTTTCAGCAAGCAGAGCGGGACATCCGGGGAGGGATTCTAGCTGAAGAGATGGGCCTTGGCAAGACTCTCGAAGTCATCAGCCTGGTCACGCTACATCGCCGACCCCCGACCGATAGTCACATTGTCACGCGAGAGGGTGATGAGCTTCTGACAACCGGCGCAACTTTGATCGTTACGCCAGAGTCACTAAGAAACCAATGGATCGCAGAGCTTGCACGGCACGCACCTCATCTACGAGTCAAATTCTATCCGGGACGCAAGAATGTCAGCTTTGGCACTGAGGATCATCTTCGTGCTGACTTGGCTTCGTACGACGTGGTAATTGCCACATATCCAGTCTTATCTGCAGAGGTACACTTTGCTTTGAAACCCCCTGACAGATCTCGGCGCCAAGAGAGAAAATACGACCGTCTGGTGTCGCCCCTGACGAGAATATCCTGGTGGCGTGTCTGTCTTGACGAAGCTCAGATGATTGAGGGTGGAGTGAGCGGTGCAGCTATCGTAGCAAGAGTACTTCCTCGTGTCAACGTTTGGGGCGTTACTGGAACACCGGTGAAGAACGACGTCAAAGATCTCCACGGTTTGCTCAGCTTTCTGCGCTACGAGCCCTATGCATCATCTCCGCAGATTTGGAAGGCTCTGACGGAGTCACACAAGCCTCTTTTTAGGTCTCTGTTCGGAAGCATTGCCTTGCGCCATACCAAACAACTTGTCAGACACGAAATCACGGTGCCGCCACAGAAGCGATACGTCATTACATTGCCCTTCACCGCCGTGGAGGAGCAATACTACAGCGAGATGTTCAAGACTATGGCCAAGAGTTGTGGACTAGATCTCCTTGGTGCCCCTGTGAAGCCCGACTGGACACCAGAAAAGAACGAGACTGAGATGCGAACGTGGCTTAACCGTTTACGGCAGGCAGCTCTCCATCCTGAAATCGTTCAGATACGCGGCACTGGTCGGAAAGTCGGACCTATGCGGACAGTCGACGAAGTCCTGGATGCTATGATTGAGCAAAGCGAAAACGACATTCGAGCCGATCATCGAGCCTACCTACAGGCCAGGCTTACACGCGGCCAAATGCTCGAAAACAGTCCTAGGGTCAAAGAGGCTCTCGAGATATGGGAGAAGGTCAAGGTGGATGCTATGAATCTCGTCGCTGAATGCCGGCAGGAGGTGAAAGCTGCCGTGGGTGTGCCATTAGGGGGGATTCCTGCCGCAGTTCAAGAAGGGGACGCCAGCGATCAAGGCGAAGTTGATGAAGGCGCGACAAATGCTCTTGTTGGCGAGGCTCGCACTAAACTTCGGCATGCTCTGGAGGTCCTTCATAAAGCCACGTTCTTCTGTGCGAACGCCTTGTTCCAAATCAAGAGCAACACCGACATGACCGAACCGGATTCGGATGACTTCAAGAAGTACCAGAAACTCGAAGACGAAGAGTACAGCAAGGCTCAGGAGGTCCGACGAGAGATCTTGTCAGAAAGTCATGCTAGAGCAATGTCACTTATGAACAGGCTGGGACGCCAAGCCGAAACCCAGTCTTTCGTCGAAATTCCAGAACTTACCTTGAGCGGGCCAAAGGGACTGGAAAGCGCCCCGACGCTTGACACATTGGAAGAACTATATGGGATCCTTAATGAGCAGGCAGATCGCATTGATGAATGGAGAGAGGCTCTCATCAGTTTGCTCTGTCAGGCACTGATCGATGAAGAGGCGGAAAATGATGTCACTGGTGAAGAGTTCACCGACTCCACGCAGATTCAAGAGGAACTCATCGTCCATGTGCAAATCCTGCGTGCCGCCATTGCTGACCGTCAGGACGCCATCTCAGGGCTTGAAAATGCGCTGGTCAGGCATGAGACCAACGTTTCACTGACTGCCGCAGAGAATGGCGATGGTCCAGCCCCAGAGAAGTTTCTGGCTCTCAATGACGCCAGGGATTCAGTGAAGCCGTCCCCAGTCAGGCATGGTTCACTTCGTCGTGCCATTGCCGAGTTACGAGCTATTGCCTCGAGGCTACCAAGGGATGGCGGCGGTCGGGCAAGCCTTGAGCACGGGATTGTGACCAAGCAGATTCAACAAACACAGGCAAATATCACCGCTCAGACCAAAGCGGCCACAGCTTTGGAACGAGAGACCGACCGCTTCACAAGTGCCATGAATGCCAGGGTTGAGTACTATCGACAACTCCAGGCAGTGTCAGACAGTGTTGCCCCCTATGAAGGCCCTGATGATGGACCGGCCGTGGCTTCCTGCATCGCGAGCGAGAATAATTACCGTAGAAAGCTGGATTCTTCAAAGGCGAAGCACAGATATC TGCTGAATCTCAAAATGGACGGCGGAAAGTCTAACGAGCCCCGAATGTGCATCATTTGCCAGTCACACTTCACCATTGGAGTTCTGACAGTGTGCGGTCATCAGTTCTGCAAAGACTGTATGAAGCATTGGCATAAGGCTCATCATAATTGCCCTATGTGCAAGAGGAAGCTTCGACTCACCGAACTCCATGATATTACTCTCAAGCCAAGAGAGTTGAAGTTACACGATGAGACCCCAGTTTCTGCCTCGCCTGGAGTGAAGAAAGATGAGGCTGCCAAAACAAATGGCATCTACTCCCGTTTCAGCACCGAGAAGCTTGCTCAAATCAATGACATTGAGTTGTTGAGGATGTCCTTTGGGACAAAGGTCGACTCGATTGTCAGACATATACTATGGCTAAGGGAATCTGATCCTGGTGCCAAGTCTGTCATCTTCACCCA ATACAAAAGTTTCCTGGCAATCTTGGGCGAAGCATTCAGCCGCTACCAGATCGGCTTCTCCGCAATCGACAGGCCCAATGGTATTATGAAGTTCCAGAAAGATGCTAGCATTGAGTGTTTCATGCTTCATGGCCGGGCAAATTCGAGTGGGCTCAACCTCGTTAACGCCAGCCACGTCTTCTTGTGTGAGCCGCTACTGAATACCGCGCTTGAATTGCAGGCGATTGCTCGTGTAGACCGCATTGGTCAGAAGAACGAGACAACCGTTTGGTTATATTTGATTGAGGGCTCTGTAGAGGAATCGATCTACAACCTGTCGGTCAAGCGACGCATGGAACACATGGGTCAGAATTCCAAAGGAAAGTCCAAGGAGTCCACTCCCGAGGTCCAAGAGCCTACCCTGGAGGCTGCGAATACTTTGGAGCTAGAGCAAGCTCATCTCAACCAACTGATGAGCAGGGATAAGAATGCAGGCGAGGCGGTTGCCACTGACGACCTCTGGGAGTGTCTATTTGGGCGTGTGTCCCGGCGAATTACATCAAGCGTTGCGGAGGAGATTGTTGCCGAGGACTAG
- a CDS encoding tetratricopeptide, whose product MAPSLIRSQGHLSPAEALELAQKAPTILRNNPTAFSSSPLLSLFSASETPEIWTIYENLLLACLRTGDSQAAHQCLERLVIRFGNENERIMAFKGLVKEAEADNDGELAQVLKEYETILGQNATNIPVAKRRVALLKSTGKTSEAITALNGLVDFNPTDAEAWAELADLYLSQGLYSQAIYALEEVLVLTPNAWNMHARLGEVLYMAASASEGSSQQQLAESVKRFSRSIELCDDYLRGYYGLKLVTNKLIKEPSKPSRQSDSEDWTLPDVGTLQKLNELATQKLADIVRRNGAHERLWQGYDESEVAAARDLLSKEWQSCMSSEVPGVSLGARWAKAAHKMRWQ is encoded by the exons ATGGCTCCTTCGCTCATCCGCTCCCAGGGCCACCTGTCCCCAGCCGAGGCCCTCGAGCTTGCCCAGAAAGCACCTACGATTCTACGAAACAATCCGACAGCGTTCTCATCGTCCCCCCTTCTTTCGCTTTTCTCGGCCTCGGAGACGCCCGAGATATGGACCATCTACGAGAACCTCCTCCTGGCCTGCCTGCGAACGGGCGACAGCCAGGCAGCACACCAGTGCCTCGAGAGGCTGGTGATCCGATTCGGGAATGAGAACGAGCGCATCATGGCATTCAAGGGTTTGGTGAAGGAGGCGGAAGCTGATAATGATGGAGAACTTGCACAGGTACTCAAGGAGTACGAGACAATACTAGGACAGAACGCGACAAACATT CCTGTTGCGAAACGTCGCGTCGCCCTTCTGAAGTCGACAGGAAAGACATCTGAAGCAATTACGGCCCTCAATGGTCTCGTTGACTTCAACCCTACAGATGCGGAGGCGTGGGCGGAGCTTGCCGACTTGTACCTTTCACAGGGGCTATACTCACAAGCTATATATGCGCTCGAGGAAGTGCTTGTGCTGACCCCGAATGCATGGAAC ATGCATGCTCGTCTCGGAGAGGTATTGTACATGGCTGCATCGGCCTCTGAAGGCTCTTCACAGCAACAATTGGCGGAATCAGTCAAAAGATTCAGCCGCAGCATCGAACTCTGTGATGATTATCTCCGGGGTTACTACGGACTGAAACTG GTTACGAACAAACTTATCAAGGAACCGTCAAAGCCGTCGAGACAATCAGACTCGGAGGACTGGACCCTTCCTGACGTCGGTACGTTACAGAAGCTCAACGAGCTAGCAACGCAAAAGCTGGCCGACATTGTACGCCGCAACGGAGCGCATGAGAGGCTCTGGCAAGGTTACGATGAATCGGAAGTGGCAGCAGCCCGAGATCTGCTCTCGAAGGA GTGGCAGAGCTGCATGTCATCCGAGGTTCCAGGCGTGTCGTTGGGAGCCCGATGGGCCAAGGCGGCCCACAAGATGCGCTGGCAGTGA